One genomic segment of Chitinibacter sp. FCG-7 includes these proteins:
- a CDS encoding CHASE2 domain-containing serine/threonine-protein kinase translates to MTLKGWRSDWAVGLIVVVLFALLWQTTPLIRDLESKAYDQSMRWISRAPSTRIAIIGIDQTSLDNLGRWPWSRDIHARLIDQLHAAGASQILSTVFFTEPQRDRGLDYLQQLAEKVAAQPDYYPPELPAELAQNIEKLNVDQQLAASIGKAGNVMLPMLYSLGAQSGSPDAELPDFILRQEIDAEGDPARGQPRSVIMPVVPVPEIGEAAKAVAPLVFDQDADGVVRALPLALVYYDALFPSFFTQASAQALNVPQRQIRLDFGRGLQLGSLRWPTTPEAQVFPHFYADQQGQPVFVVDSFYDVLAGKIAASKYRDKIVLIGVTAPGLGDTLSTPVEASSSPVVMTAQAISALLEQQVYRTPAWAVWFSVALVLLVALYLVMVLPRLRAQAGAVSTAGALLALLAGQYLMMYSAMLWLPMMAPACLLLIGHLALTTKHFLLTEAREEKSSAESAESNRMLGLALQNQGQLDMAFDKLRRVPLDEGMMEVMYNLALDFERKRQFNKAESVYRLMHAHDPQYRDLAEKMKTARQMSETVILGAGAQGGTQILLDGDVVKPMLGRYQLEKELGKGAMGTVYLGKDPKISRSVAIKTMALSLEFEADLLAEARERFFREAETAGRLNHPNIVTIFDAGEEHDLAYIAMEFLAGEDLTPYTKPGHLLPLLEAVTIVRQIAQALDYAHQAGVVHRDIKPANVMYDRKTRTVKVTDFGIARITDSSKTKTGMVLGTPSFMSPEQLAGKHIDGRSDLFSLGVMLYQLLTGYLPFVGESMAELMFRITQQPPTDPRNYNPKIPAVVIKIIMKALEKNADARFQTGANMASVLLKLEEAIKGAANAKSVERP, encoded by the coding sequence ATGACTTTGAAAGGTTGGCGCAGTGACTGGGCGGTGGGGCTGATTGTCGTCGTGCTGTTTGCCTTGCTGTGGCAAACCACGCCGCTGATCCGTGATCTGGAAAGCAAGGCCTATGATCAGAGCATGCGCTGGATTAGCCGCGCACCGTCAACCCGCATTGCCATCATCGGTATTGATCAGACCAGCCTGGATAATCTGGGGCGCTGGCCGTGGTCGCGCGATATTCATGCCCGACTGATTGATCAGCTGCACGCCGCTGGCGCGTCGCAAATATTATCCACAGTGTTTTTTACCGAACCGCAGCGTGATCGTGGCCTCGATTATCTGCAGCAACTGGCCGAAAAAGTGGCCGCCCAGCCCGACTATTACCCTCCCGAGTTGCCCGCCGAGCTGGCGCAAAACATTGAAAAACTGAATGTCGATCAGCAGCTGGCCGCCAGCATTGGCAAGGCAGGCAATGTGATGCTGCCGATGTTGTATTCGCTGGGCGCACAAAGCGGCAGCCCGGACGCCGAGCTGCCCGATTTTATTTTGCGCCAGGAAATCGATGCCGAGGGCGACCCCGCTCGCGGCCAGCCGCGCTCGGTGATTATGCCGGTGGTGCCGGTGCCGGAAATCGGTGAAGCCGCCAAAGCGGTGGCACCGCTGGTGTTTGATCAGGATGCCGATGGCGTTGTGCGCGCCTTGCCGCTGGCGCTGGTGTATTACGATGCGCTATTTCCCAGCTTTTTCACGCAAGCCAGCGCCCAGGCGTTGAATGTGCCGCAGCGGCAAATCCGGCTCGATTTCGGGCGTGGCCTGCAGCTGGGCTCCTTGCGCTGGCCTACTACGCCTGAAGCGCAGGTCTTCCCACATTTTTATGCTGATCAGCAGGGCCAGCCAGTGTTTGTGGTGGATTCGTTTTACGACGTGCTGGCGGGCAAAATTGCGGCCAGCAAATATCGCGACAAAATTGTACTGATCGGCGTTACCGCGCCTGGCCTGGGTGACACCTTGAGCACGCCAGTGGAGGCCAGCAGTAGCCCGGTGGTGATGACGGCGCAAGCGATTTCGGCCTTGCTTGAACAGCAGGTGTATCGTACTCCGGCGTGGGCGGTCTGGTTTTCTGTGGCGCTGGTCTTGCTGGTGGCCTTGTATCTGGTAATGGTATTGCCGCGGCTTCGTGCGCAAGCCGGGGCAGTATCGACCGCTGGCGCTTTGCTGGCCTTGCTTGCGGGGCAATACCTGATGATGTATTCGGCCATGCTCTGGCTGCCAATGATGGCACCGGCCTGCTTGCTGCTGATCGGGCATCTGGCGCTGACGACCAAGCATTTTCTGCTCACCGAAGCGCGCGAGGAAAAGTCGTCGGCTGAATCGGCCGAATCAAACCGCATGCTGGGTCTGGCGCTGCAAAATCAGGGGCAGCTCGATATGGCGTTTGACAAGCTGCGCCGGGTGCCGCTCGACGAGGGCATGATGGAAGTCATGTACAATCTGGCGCTCGATTTTGAGCGCAAACGCCAGTTTAATAAGGCTGAGTCGGTTTACCGTCTGATGCATGCACATGATCCGCAGTATCGTGATCTGGCAGAAAAAATGAAAACCGCAAGGCAGATGTCCGAAACGGTGATTCTGGGCGCGGGCGCACAAGGCGGAACACAGATTTTGCTCGATGGCGATGTCGTCAAGCCGATGCTGGGGCGCTACCAGCTGGAAAAAGAGCTGGGCAAGGGCGCGATGGGGACGGTTTATCTGGGGAAAGACCCCAAAATTTCCCGCAGCGTTGCAATCAAAACCATGGCCTTGTCGCTGGAGTTTGAAGCCGATTTGCTCGCCGAAGCGCGCGAGCGTTTTTTTCGCGAGGCCGAAACTGCCGGGCGCTTGAATCATCCGAATATCGTGACGATTTTTGACGCTGGCGAAGAGCATGATCTGGCGTATATCGCGATGGAATTTCTGGCCGGTGAAGACCTGACCCCGTATACCAAGCCAGGCCATTTATTGCCTTTGCTGGAGGCGGTCACCATTGTGCGGCAAATCGCGCAAGCGCTTGATTATGCGCATCAGGCTGGCGTGGTGCATCGCGACATCAAGCCTGCCAATGTGATGTACGACCGGAAAACCCGGACGGTCAAGGTGACCGACTTTGGTATTGCTCGCATTACCGATTCGTCCAAAACCAAAACCGGTATGGTGCTGGGCACACCGTCGTTTATGTCGCCTGAGCAGCTGGCTGGTAAACACATCGACGGACGTTCGGATCTGTTTTCACTGGGCGTGATGCTGTATCAGCTGCTAACGGGTTATCTGCCGTTTGTCGGGGAGTCGATGGCCGAGTTGATGTTCCGGATTACCCAGCAGCCGCCAACCGATCCGCGCAATTACAATCCGAAAATCCCGGCGGTCGTTATTAAAATCATCATGAAAGCCTTGGAAAAAAATGCCGATGCACGCTTTCAGACAGGGGCCAATATGGCGAGTGTATTACTCAAACTAGAAGAAGCAATCAAAGGAGCCGCGAATGCGAAATCTGTCGAGCGCCCTTGA
- a CDS encoding FHA domain-containing protein yields the protein MAKLVLSLDGQIIQEFRLTRPRTTIGRRPNNDIQIDNLAISGLHAVVEVVGQLYFVEDMQSTNGVVLNGEKISRHPLKSGDELLLGKYTIAFFRDPVAAARQEEFEKTMVMSAPVAGVAPIQKAKPARAPEPARAGQQAVIRVLTGANAGRELVLSKEVTSLGKAGLQVVALSKRGNDYYITHIEGEHRPLVNSREISEKPQLLVEEDLIEVMGIRMAFFFR from the coding sequence ATGGCAAAATTGGTATTAAGTCTGGATGGACAGATTATTCAGGAGTTTCGCCTGACCCGCCCACGCACCACGATAGGGCGCAGGCCGAATAATGATATCCAGATTGATAATCTGGCTATTTCCGGTCTGCATGCCGTGGTGGAAGTGGTGGGGCAGCTCTATTTTGTCGAAGACATGCAAAGCACCAATGGTGTGGTACTCAATGGCGAAAAAATCAGCCGCCATCCGCTGAAAAGTGGTGATGAACTGCTGCTGGGCAAGTACACAATTGCCTTCTTTCGTGATCCGGTAGCCGCCGCGCGCCAGGAAGAATTTGAAAAAACCATGGTTATGTCAGCGCCAGTTGCAGGTGTTGCACCGATCCAGAAAGCCAAACCGGCCAGAGCGCCAGAACCAGCGCGCGCAGGCCAGCAAGCGGTGATCAGGGTGCTGACCGGGGCCAACGCCGGGCGAGAGCTGGTTCTGAGCAAGGAAGTCACTTCTTTGGGCAAGGCAGGATTGCAAGTGGTGGCTTTGAGCAAACGCGGTAATGATTACTATATTACGCATATCGAAGGCGAGCACCGCCCCTTGGTTAATTCACGCGAAATTTCGGAAAAGCCGCAATTACTCGTTGAAGAAGATCTCATCGAAGTGATGGGAATCAGGATGGCATTTTTCTTTAGGTAA
- a CDS encoding 3',5'-cyclic-nucleotide phosphodiesterase has translation MSCQLRVLGCSGGIGGDNRTTAFLLNQHVLIDAGTGVGDLQHAELLAIDHVFLTHAHLDHIACLPLLLDSVVGSRTEPIYVHASAQTIDLLRKHVFNWLIWPDFSTIPSVEQPSLIFVEHELGQPCQVGELCITPLPAIHTIPAVAFLLSSDSASIVFSGDTIGGDEFWCAVNQIDNLQALIIETAFADKEHAIADAAKHLCSSTLAEQLQQWRGGAEVLITHLKPADSELTIREVLQLDHLHPIRRLLQGEIIEF, from the coding sequence ATGAGCTGTCAATTACGCGTTCTCGGTTGCAGTGGTGGTATCGGTGGCGACAATCGCACCACCGCGTTTCTGCTCAATCAGCATGTGCTGATCGATGCAGGCACCGGCGTGGGCGATCTACAACACGCTGAGCTATTGGCGATTGACCATGTTTTCCTCACTCATGCTCATCTTGACCATATTGCCTGCCTGCCTTTGCTGCTCGATTCGGTGGTTGGCTCGCGCACTGAGCCGATTTATGTCCATGCCAGCGCGCAAACCATCGACTTGCTGCGCAAGCATGTTTTCAACTGGCTGATTTGGCCTGATTTCTCTACCATCCCCAGCGTTGAGCAGCCCAGCCTGATTTTTGTCGAACATGAATTAGGCCAGCCCTGTCAAGTGGGCGAGTTGTGCATTACGCCTTTGCCTGCAATTCATACCATCCCGGCCGTCGCGTTTTTGCTGAGCTCCGATTCTGCGTCTATTGTATTTAGTGGCGATACGATTGGGGGTGATGAATTCTGGTGCGCCGTCAATCAAATCGACAATTTGCAGGCGCTAATTATTGAAACTGCATTTGCCGATAAAGAGCACGCGATTGCCGATGCCGCCAAACACCTTTGCTCCAGTACGCTGGCCGAGCAGTTGCAGCAATGGCGGGGCGGTGCGGAAGTGCTGATCACTCATTTAAAGCCCGCAGACAGCGAGCTGACAATCCGTGAAGTGCTGCAACTGGATCACCTCCACCCCATTCGTCGTTTATTGCAGGGCGAAATTATCGAGTTCTGA
- the aroE gene encoding shikimate dehydrogenase, which yields MTQATYVVIGNPIAHSKSPQIHAAFAAQFAGHPVVEGFSYERLLAPLDGFAVSVNDFAAAGGRGANVTVPFKEEAFRLASTLSERAQAAGAVNTLQLQSDGSWLGDNTDGAGLVADVLRHTDIRGRRILLLGAGGAARGVILPLLAQPPASLTLANRTLSKAQNLIEHFQRNTPIPLQACEYTAISGQFDLIINATSASLGGERLPIADSVFAPGALAYDMMYGKDETPFLAQVREAGVTQRVDGLGMLVGQAAEAFHVWTGLRPDVAPVLDWMRTQL from the coding sequence ATGACCCAAGCAACTTATGTTGTGATCGGCAACCCGATTGCCCATTCCAAATCGCCCCAGATTCACGCTGCATTTGCAGCGCAGTTTGCGGGTCATCCTGTCGTTGAGGGCTTTTCATACGAGCGACTGCTCGCGCCGCTGGATGGCTTTGCGGTCAGTGTGAATGACTTTGCCGCCGCAGGCGGGCGTGGCGCGAATGTAACGGTGCCTTTTAAAGAAGAAGCTTTTCGTCTGGCAAGCACTTTGAGCGAACGAGCCCAAGCCGCAGGAGCGGTCAATACCTTGCAACTGCAAAGCGATGGTAGCTGGCTGGGTGACAATACCGACGGAGCAGGTCTGGTGGCCGATGTCCTGCGCCATACCGATATACGGGGTAGGCGTATCTTGCTGCTGGGCGCAGGCGGCGCGGCGCGTGGCGTGATACTCCCCTTGCTGGCGCAACCCCCCGCAAGTCTGACGCTGGCGAACCGTACCTTGAGTAAGGCGCAAAATCTGATTGAGCATTTTCAACGCAATACGCCGATTCCTTTGCAAGCTTGTGAATACACCGCGATTTCCGGCCAGTTTGATCTGATCATCAACGCCACCTCCGCCAGTCTTGGCGGCGAGCGCTTGCCGATTGCCGATTCAGTCTTTGCGCCGGGTGCCCTCGCTTACGACATGATGTATGGCAAGGATGAAACGCCGTTTCTGGCTCAGGTGCGCGAGGCGGGCGTGACGCAGCGCGTTGATGGTCTGGGCATGCTGGTGGGGCAGGCAGCCGAGGCGTTTCATGTGTGGACTGGCCTGCGCCCTGATGTCGCGCCCGTGCTGGACTGGATGCGCACCCAGCTGTAA
- a CDS encoding Stp1/IreP family PP2C-type Ser/Thr phosphatase, whose protein sequence is MRNLSSALEIAGRTDTGRVREHNEDAIFFDPDLGLVVLADGMGGYNAGEVASGITIEVIAELMRAQISATPPHIKTAGSLLPIAHEMLLLAIDRANNLIYQTAHEHPQCAGMGTTVVAGLFYNNHLALAHVGDSRAYRWRNEQLVQLSKDHSFLQEQIDAGLLSLEEARHAPYKNLVTRAVGVNEVVQTELREYEVEVGDVYLFCSDGLSDMLEDDSIAQLIGIFKDQLPQASNVLIEHANAEGGRDNISVILIKIVRDFQVESKIWNKVTGWFGGNA, encoded by the coding sequence ATGCGAAATCTGTCGAGCGCCCTTGAGATTGCCGGTCGCACCGATACGGGCAGGGTGCGCGAGCACAACGAAGACGCCATTTTCTTTGACCCCGACCTAGGGCTGGTTGTGCTGGCCGATGGCATGGGCGGTTATAACGCGGGCGAAGTGGCCAGCGGCATTACCATTGAAGTGATTGCCGAGCTGATGCGCGCGCAAATCTCCGCCACGCCGCCGCATATCAAGACCGCTGGTAGCTTGTTGCCTATTGCGCATGAAATGCTCTTGCTGGCGATAGACAGAGCCAACAACCTGATTTACCAGACCGCACATGAGCATCCCCAGTGCGCCGGGATGGGGACAACGGTGGTGGCGGGCCTGTTTTATAATAACCATCTGGCGCTGGCCCACGTGGGTGACTCGCGTGCTTACCGCTGGCGCAACGAGCAGCTGGTGCAGCTGAGCAAGGATCATTCTTTTTTGCAAGAGCAGATCGATGCCGGTCTGCTGAGTCTGGAAGAGGCACGGCACGCCCCGTATAAAAATCTGGTCACCCGGGCGGTGGGCGTGAATGAAGTGGTGCAAACCGAGTTGCGCGAATACGAGGTTGAAGTCGGTGATGTGTATCTCTTTTGCTCTGATGGCTTAAGCGATATGCTCGAAGACGACTCAATAGCGCAATTGATCGGCATCTTTAAAGACCAGTTACCCCAAGCCAGTAATGTCCTGATCGAGCATGCCAACGCAGAAGGCGGGCGTGACAATATCTCGGTTATCCTGATCAAAATCGTTCGCGATTTTCAGGTGGAAAGCAAAATCTGGAACAAGGTTACTGGCTGGTTTGGTGGAAATGCCTGA
- a CDS encoding rhodanese-like domain-containing protein gives MSQANEILQTARARAQSAGLPYAGAVTPAEAWALVQSLPAVHIVDVRTHAEWQWVGVVPQAELIEWKSYPGMASNPNFLTQLKTKVDPEAVVMFLCRSGARSHDAAILATQHGYAAAMNILEGFEGDKDENEQRGHKNGWQAAGLPWKQG, from the coding sequence ATGAGTCAAGCCAATGAAATTCTCCAAACCGCCCGTGCCCGCGCCCAGAGCGCCGGTTTGCCCTATGCCGGTGCCGTTACGCCCGCCGAGGCCTGGGCTTTAGTGCAGTCTTTGCCTGCCGTGCATATTGTTGATGTGCGCACGCATGCGGAATGGCAATGGGTGGGCGTGGTGCCGCAGGCCGAGCTGATTGAGTGGAAATCGTATCCGGGCATGGCCAGTAATCCCAATTTCCTGACGCAGCTTAAAACCAAGGTCGACCCGGAAGCGGTAGTGATGTTTTTGTGCCGCTCTGGTGCGCGCTCGCACGATGCCGCCATTCTGGCCACGCAGCATGGCTATGCCGCGGCGATGAATATTCTGGAAGGCTTTGAGGGCGACAAGGACGAAAACGAGCAGCGCGGCCACAAAAACGGCTGGCAAGCCGCTGGCTTGCCATGGAAACAAGGCTAA
- a CDS encoding GspE/PulE family protein — MTTSPSALTLDFMQALQSLTTKIHATSHLDEILIEISAPMCQVFACERITLYTVSDDGKDLLAKVKTGLEGVKELRIPINDRSIAGFVANHKQQLNIANVYDEAELQSYSSSLQFLQLVDQKTGFHTREMLVAPILNDGDGVLLGVVQLINNRTQQPFVEPMLQGVGLLAKTLAVAFRQRQSTAYPFVPQHKYQQLVVSGALSPAAWQVALREAQKKQQDIEKVLQEGYSVSNAQIGASLALFFGQPYEPFRRERIKPLDILKNLKREYLAEQQWIPIDESAEGVVVMTTDPERVRGGALQFFGTRKLQIRVTTRQEFLQTLEQFFGVLDASSIDTLLDDMNAEDESTPLTVDEVSAAQDNEVVRLVNQIIVDAHKQGASDIHIEPYPGAAKTQIRFRRDGQLVHYREVPSAYRNPLVTRIKIMCDLDISERRKPQDGKIKLKKYVPTLDIELRVATVPTAGGLEDVVMRILAAGEPLPLEKLALSERNLQRLKSVIDKPYGLFFVCGPTGSGKTTTLHSVLKYLNTPETKIWTAEDPVEITQQGLRQVQVNSKAGLSFASIMRSFLRADPDVIMVGEMRDAETTSVGIEASLTGHLVLATLHTNSAPESIIRLLDMGMDPFNFADALLGILAQRLARRLCPHCKTAYEPDAKEIEQMLAEYSSDLLGTPQWQADPEAASQKLNAEWQQAYAPKGRYQLYKAKGCDECGGTGYKGRVGLHELMVGTDAAKKLIQEHARVAELLSCALDEGMRTLKQDGIEKVMQGMTDMAQIRKVCIK, encoded by the coding sequence ATGACCACTTCACCTTCCGCGTTGACGCTCGACTTTATGCAAGCGTTGCAAAGTTTGACCACCAAAATACATGCAACGAGCCATCTGGACGAAATTCTGATCGAGATCAGCGCACCGATGTGTCAGGTATTCGCGTGTGAGCGGATTACGCTCTACACCGTCAGTGATGATGGCAAGGATTTGCTAGCCAAGGTGAAAACGGGTCTGGAAGGCGTCAAGGAGCTGCGCATCCCGATTAATGATCGCAGCATTGCCGGTTTTGTCGCCAATCATAAGCAGCAACTCAATATTGCCAATGTGTATGACGAGGCCGAGCTGCAATCCTATTCGAGCAGCTTGCAATTTTTGCAGCTGGTCGATCAGAAAACCGGTTTTCATACCCGGGAAATGCTGGTTGCCCCGATTCTGAATGACGGCGATGGCGTGCTGCTGGGCGTGGTTCAGCTGATCAATAACCGGACTCAACAGCCATTTGTTGAGCCCATGCTGCAAGGTGTTGGCTTGCTCGCCAAGACCTTGGCGGTGGCTTTCAGGCAGCGGCAGAGTACGGCTTATCCTTTTGTTCCGCAGCATAAATATCAGCAGCTGGTCGTTTCGGGGGCGCTATCTCCGGCGGCCTGGCAGGTGGCTTTGCGTGAGGCGCAAAAAAAACAGCAGGACATCGAAAAAGTGCTGCAGGAGGGGTATAGCGTCAGTAACGCCCAGATCGGCGCCTCGCTAGCCCTGTTTTTTGGCCAGCCTTACGAGCCATTCCGGCGCGAGCGCATCAAGCCGCTCGACATTCTGAAAAACCTCAAACGCGAATATCTGGCCGAGCAGCAATGGATACCGATTGATGAATCGGCTGAGGGCGTTGTAGTCATGACGACCGATCCGGAGCGCGTGCGCGGCGGTGCCTTGCAGTTTTTCGGTACGCGCAAACTGCAGATTCGTGTCACAACCCGGCAGGAATTTTTGCAAACGCTGGAGCAGTTTTTTGGCGTGCTTGATGCCAGCAGTATCGACACGCTGCTCGATGACATGAATGCCGAGGACGAATCTACCCCGCTGACGGTCGATGAAGTCAGCGCAGCACAGGATAATGAGGTGGTTCGCTTGGTAAACCAGATTATTGTCGACGCGCACAAGCAGGGCGCATCGGATATTCATATCGAGCCCTATCCTGGCGCGGCCAAAACGCAAATCCGCTTCCGGCGTGACGGGCAGTTGGTGCATTATCGCGAGGTGCCTTCGGCTTACCGCAATCCGCTGGTGACCCGGATCAAGATCATGTGCGATCTGGATATTAGCGAGCGGCGCAAACCGCAGGATGGCAAAATCAAGCTCAAAAAATACGTCCCTACGCTGGATATTGAGCTGCGCGTTGCGACAGTGCCAACGGCTGGTGGTCTTGAAGACGTGGTAATGCGTATTCTGGCCGCTGGTGAGCCATTGCCTTTGGAAAAGCTGGCTTTATCCGAGCGCAATCTGCAGCGTCTGAAGTCGGTGATAGACAAGCCATACGGCCTGTTTTTTGTCTGCGGCCCTACGGGCTCGGGTAAAACCACCACCTTGCATTCGGTATTGAAATACCTCAACACGCCAGAGACCAAAATCTGGACTGCAGAAGATCCGGTGGAAATTACCCAGCAAGGCCTGCGGCAAGTGCAGGTCAATAGCAAGGCTGGTTTGAGTTTCGCTTCCATCATGCGCTCTTTCCTGCGCGCCGACCCCGATGTCATTATGGTGGGCGAGATGCGCGATGCCGAAACCACCAGTGTGGGTATTGAGGCATCGCTGACCGGGCATTTGGTGCTGGCTACGCTGCATACCAATAGCGCACCGGAATCGATTATCCGCCTGCTGGATATGGGGATGGACCCTTTCAATTTTGCCGATGCCCTGCTGGGCATTCTGGCGCAAAGGCTGGCGCGGCGTTTGTGCCCGCATTGCAAAACGGCTTATGAGCCAGACGCAAAGGAAATTGAGCAAATGCTGGCTGAATACAGCAGTGATTTGCTCGGTACACCGCAGTGGCAGGCCGACCCGGAGGCGGCGAGTCAAAAGTTGAACGCCGAATGGCAGCAAGCCTATGCACCCAAAGGCCGGTATCAGCTTTATAAAGCCAAAGGTTGTGACGAATGTGGCGGCACGGGCTATAAAGGGCGTGTCGGTTTGCACGAGTTGATGGTGGGCACGGATGCGGCTAAAAAGCTGATTCAGGAGCACGCCCGTGTGGCCGAGCTATTGTCTTGCGCGCTGGACGAAGGCATGCGCACCTTGAAACAGGATGGCATTGAAAAAGTCATGCAGGGTATGACCGACATGGCCCAGATCAGGAAGGTCTGCATCAAGTGA
- the mtgA gene encoding monofunctional biosynthetic peptidoglycan transglycosylase yields the protein MKNISMAGWIGRGVLLLLALFLAWNLWMLLHIIAWRWINPSDTAFMNVQLERLQETNPEAQLKFEWVDYDKISPNLKRALVASEDAKFLDHEGFDWEGMQTAWEKNIKKGRIVAGGSTISQQLAKNLFLSGSRNPLRKVEEAILTVMIETAWDKRRIFEVYLNVIEWGDGVFGAEAAARHYYKTSAQRLGRAQAAKMAAMVTNPRYYDTHRNDRRLLRKSAIIQRRMAYADIP from the coding sequence ATGAAAAATATCAGTATGGCTGGCTGGATAGGGCGCGGCGTCTTGCTGCTGCTGGCGCTGTTTCTGGCCTGGAATCTGTGGATGTTGCTGCATATTATTGCGTGGCGCTGGATTAATCCGAGCGACACCGCATTTATGAATGTCCAGCTTGAACGTTTGCAAGAGACCAATCCCGAAGCGCAATTGAAATTCGAGTGGGTCGATTACGACAAAATTTCGCCCAATTTGAAACGCGCGCTGGTCGCCTCTGAAGACGCCAAATTTCTCGATCACGAAGGCTTTGACTGGGAAGGCATGCAAACGGCGTGGGAAAAAAACATCAAGAAAGGGCGAATTGTCGCCGGTGGCTCGACGATCAGTCAGCAATTGGCCAAAAATCTGTTTCTATCCGGCAGCCGCAACCCCTTACGCAAGGTGGAAGAGGCGATCCTTACCGTGATGATCGAGACCGCATGGGATAAGCGCCGGATTTTTGAGGTGTACTTAAATGTCATCGAATGGGGTGACGGCGTTTTTGGTGCAGAAGCTGCGGCGCGTCACTACTATAAAACCAGCGCCCAGCGGCTTGGCCGCGCGCAAGCGGCCAAAATGGCGGCGATGGTGACCAATCCGCGTTACTACGATACGCACCGCAATGATCGCCGCTTGCTGCGAAAAAGCGCCATCATTCAGCGCCGGATGGCTTACGCCGATATACCGTAA
- the glnA gene encoding type I glutamate--ammonia ligase yields the protein MAVADVLKLIKDNDIRFVDLRFTDTIGKEQHVTVPSHVVDEEWFETGHAFDGSSIAGWKGIQASDMLLMPDASTAKIDPFFDEPTVFITCDVLEPATGKGYDRDPRSLAKRAEAYLKTSGIGDTAFFGPEPEFFIFDNIRWNTDLSGTFVKIGSDEGAWATADEPAGGNLGHRPRVKGGYFPVPPVDSHQDIRATMVIVLEELGVPVEVFHHEVANAGQNEIGTKFSTLTQRADWTQILKYVVHNVAHQYGKTATFMPKPVVGDNGSGMHVHQSIWKDGKNLFAGNGYAGLSETALFYIGGIIKHAKALNAITNPGTNSYRRLVPHFEAPVKLAYSAKNRSASIRIPHVSSDKGRRIEARFPDPLANPYLCFAALLMAGLDGIQNKIHPGDPADKNLYDLPPEEDKLIPTVCASLDEALAALDADREFLTRGGVFTDEWIDSYIELKMNDVTRSRMNVHPVEFDMYYSL from the coding sequence ATGGCTGTAGCCGACGTTCTCAAGCTTATTAAAGATAACGACATCCGTTTCGTTGATCTGCGCTTCACCGACACCATCGGTAAAGAGCAACACGTAACTGTTCCTTCACACGTCGTTGATGAAGAATGGTTCGAAACTGGCCACGCATTCGATGGTTCATCGATCGCCGGCTGGAAAGGTATTCAAGCTTCAGACATGTTGCTGATGCCAGATGCATCAACTGCTAAAATCGACCCGTTCTTTGACGAACCAACTGTGTTCATCACTTGTGACGTTCTCGAGCCAGCAACTGGTAAAGGTTACGATCGTGACCCACGCTCTTTGGCTAAACGCGCTGAAGCCTACCTGAAAACTTCAGGCATTGGTGATACTGCATTCTTCGGTCCAGAGCCAGAATTCTTCATTTTCGACAACATCCGTTGGAACACTGACTTGTCAGGTACTTTCGTTAAGATCGGCTCTGACGAAGGCGCTTGGGCTACTGCTGACGAACCAGCAGGCGGCAACCTGGGTCACCGTCCACGCGTTAAAGGCGGCTACTTCCCAGTTCCTCCAGTAGACAGCCACCAAGACATCCGCGCAACGATGGTGATCGTGCTGGAAGAATTGGGCGTGCCAGTTGAAGTATTCCACCATGAAGTAGCGAATGCCGGTCAAAATGAGATCGGTACTAAATTCTCTACTTTGACTCAACGTGCTGACTGGACTCAGATCCTGAAATACGTTGTGCATAACGTGGCTCACCAGTACGGCAAAACTGCAACGTTCATGCCAAAACCAGTCGTTGGCGACAATGGCTCAGGCATGCACGTTCACCAGTCTATCTGGAAAGACGGCAAAAACTTGTTCGCAGGTAACGGCTACGCTGGCCTGTCTGAAACTGCCCTGTTCTACATCGGCGGTATCATCAAGCACGCTAAAGCACTGAACGCGATCACCAACCCAGGTACTAACTCGTACCGTCGTTTGGTTCCTCACTTCGAAGCGCCAGTTAAATTGGCTTACTCTGCGAAGAACCGTTCTGCTTCAATCCGTATTCCTCACGTTTCTAGCGACAAAGGTCGTCGTATCGAAGCGCGTTTCCCAGATCCATTGGCTAACCCATACCTGTGCTTCGCAGCATTGCTGATGGCCGGTTTGGATGGTATCCAGAACAAGATCCATCCAGGCGATCCAGCTGACAAGAACTTGTACGACTTGCCACCAGAAGAAGACAAACTGATCCCTACCGTTTGCGCGTCTCTGGACGAAGCACTGGCAGCACTCGATGCAGACCGCGAGTTCTTGACTCGTGGCGGCGTATTCACTGATGAGTGGATCGATAGCTACATCGAACTGAAAATGAACGACGTAACTCGTTCACGTATGAACGTGCACCCAGTTGAGTTCGATATGTACTATTCTCTGTAA